From a single Apium graveolens cultivar Ventura chromosome 2, ASM990537v1, whole genome shotgun sequence genomic region:
- the LOC141707253 gene encoding protein SMAX1-LIKE 6-like: MPTPVSTARECLTEDSARVLDDAVAVALRRSHSQTTSLHIISALLSIPNSTLKEACQRNRGGAYSPRLQLRALELSVGVSLDRLPSIKSQDESESPPPISNSLMAAIKRSQANQRRHPETFHLYQQTLNQSHQNGVVLSVKVELKHFVLSILDDPIVSRVLGEAGFRSSDLKISILQPPAQIRYPPPLFLCNLVTDESKRCRFSFPFAIESVDENCKRISEVLVKKIKKNPILIGFCGHDALKGFRESVKNGKVGVLDKKIDGLSLVCIENEVSEFVLRNGSEEIMGVKFDEVGDVLERCRGCGVVVDFGDLGVFVKGGLVDGVDYVVLRLSNLVRVYGEKIWLMGFAESYEIYMKFVDRFPTIEKDWDLHMLPITASTPLNGGSYSKSSLLGSFVPFGGFFPAPPEFNNLLESKSQSIPRCDMCNEKYEQEVSSVLNGGSTTSTAVQDLPNLSSWLQMDDIDKCKSANPLEVRDGGVQNARLTGLQRKWNDICQRLHHSRSLQQDKSKVGSSVPAVGSNHSDASRKDSNGKDSTLKECICTDPCSCISSNLPMISSRHRQYLEVPVTSVAEIPSLKNKVSVEVSSIRKPEINPKEPSYAICSPLVQPGLTSSSSVTSSVTTDLGLGTLYASSEQEHRTSKPQDFKELPKVSWYASANIPAKIVGDCRHTPASNIMQTSFNPSPGAQSDDKDFKYLWKVLSDTVGWQEEAICTICQTISSCRNGYGRLRGQTYKRDIWLSFLGPDKVGKRRIASALARISREDLFTVDLDPVNCFSVQNSIIDNPDSSSKNLSFRGKTVVGYIAEKLSRKPPSVVLLENIDKADFITQKSLSQAIKTGRFPDSDGREINISNVIFVTTLNHDSNVVSGEGTPKFSENKVLGAKGLQMKIVVESVAVDMPRTRGANVLLKPMKGTSNQVSINKRKIIDDTGSSLELVNRNQKVLRTCIDLNLPVEDTEGNDYEACESYSSSESSDVWLEDFLDQVDQKVVFKPFDFDALAQKFLKNIEKSFRETIGSDILLEIDSEVMLQILAAAWLSNERAVELWVEQVILQSFVEVQQKHHLTRGSILKLVAQEGLQMGERAPNINLPANISVN, encoded by the exons ATGCCGACGCCGGTGAGCACAGCGCGCGAATGCCTAACTGAAGACTCCGCGCGTGTACTCGACGACGCCGTCGCCGTCGCTCTCCGTCGTAGCCACTCTCAAACAACCTCTCTTCACATAATCTCCGCTCTGCTTTCTATACCTAATTCAACGCTCAAAGAAGCTTGTCAACGTAACAGAGGCGGCGCGTACTCCCCACGCCTGCAGCTCCGCGCGTTGGAATTGTCTGTTGGAGTTTCATTAGATAGATTGCCGTCGATAAAGTCGCAAGATGAGAGTGAATCTCCACCGCCCATTTCGAATTCATTGATGGCGGCGATCAAACGGTCACAAGCGAATCAGAGAAGACATCCAGAGACTTTTCACCTGTACCAGCAAACACTGAATCAAAGCCATCAAAACGGTGTCGTTTTGTCAGTTAAAGTTGAGTTAAAACATTTTGTTTTATCTATTTTGGATGACCCGATTGTGAGTCGGGTTTTGGGTGAAGCGGGTTTTCGGAGCTCCGATTTGAAGATTTCGATTCTTCAACCGCCGGCTCAAATTAGGTATCCACCGCCTTTGTTTTTATGTAATTTAGTTACTGATGAGTCGAAACGATGTCGTTTTAGTTTCCCTTTTGCTATTGAGAGTGTTGATGAGAATTGTAAAAGAATAAGTGAAGTTCTTGTCAAAAAGATTAAGAAAAATCCGATTTTAATTGGGTTTTGTGGTCATGATGCTTTGAAGGGGTTTAGGGAGAGTGTTAAGAATGGTAAAGTTGGAGTCTTggataaaaagattgatgggTTGAGTTTGGTTTGTATCGAAAATGAGGTTTCGGAGTTTGTTTTGAGGAATGGGAGTGAGGAGATTATGGGGGTGAAGTTTGATGAGGTGGGTGATGTTTTGGAGAGGTGTAGAGGGTGTGGGGTGGTTGTTGATTTCGGAGATTTGGGTGTTTTTGTTAAGGGGGGTTTGGTGGATGGTGTGGATTATGTGGTTTTGAGGTTGAGTAATTTGGTTCGTGTTTATGGTGAGAAGATTTGGTTGATGGGATTTGCGGAGAGTTATGAGATCTATATGAAGTTTGTTGATAGGTTTCCGACCATTGAGAAGGACTGGGATTTGCATATGCTTCCTATTACTGCTTCTACACCGCTTAATGGAGGATCATACTCGAAATCCAG CTTGTTGGGGTCATTTGTGCCATTTGGAGGTTTCTTTCCTGCTCCGCCCGAGTTTAACAATTTACTAGAAAGCAAAAGCCAATCCATACCTCGTTGTGACATGTGCAACGAGAAATATGAACAAGAAGTGTCTTCAGTTCTTAATGGAGGTTCAACTACTTCCACTGCTGTCCAGGACCTGCCTAATTTATCATCTTGGTTGCAAATGGATGATATTGACAAATGCAAGAGTGCAAATCCATTAGAG GTTAGGGATGGTGGTGTACAAAATGCTCGACTCACTGGGTTGCAAAGAAAATGGAATGATATATGTCAGCGTCTTCACCATTCTCGGTCacttcaacaagataaatcaAAGGTCGGGTCTTCAGTTCCTGCTGTTGGGAGCAATCATTCTGATGCTTCAAGGAAAGATAGCAATGGTAAAGATTCTACATTAAAGGAATGCATATGTACAGATCCTTGTTCTTGCATTTCCTCAAACCTGCCAATGATTTCTTCAAGACATAGACAGTATTTGGAAGTACCTGTTACTTCAGTGGCAGAAATCCCAAGTCTTAAAAATAAAGTGTCGGTAGAAGTTTCAAGCATTCGGAAGCCAGAGATAAACCCCAAGGAGCCATCTTATGCCATATGCAGTCCCCTGGTTCAGCCTGGTCTTACATCATCATCATCTGTTACTTCTTCCGTCACCACGGATCTGGGACTAGGAACACTTTATGCATCTTCTGAGCAAGAGCATAGAACATCCAAGCCTCAGGATTTTAAAGAGCTTCCAAAAGTTTCATGGTATGCATCTGCCAACATACCTGCTAAGATTGTTGGGGACTGTAGGCATACTCCTGCCAGCAATATTATGCAAACATCTTTTAACCCCAGTCCAGGTGCGCAGTCAGATGATAAAGATTTCAAGTACCTGTGGAAAGTTCTTTCTGATACTGTCGGCTGGCAAGAAGAAGCCATTTGCACCATCTGTCAAACCATATCTAGTTGTCGAAATGGGTATGGTAGACTTCGTGGTCAAACTTACAAGAGAGACATCTGGCTCAGCTTTCTTGGACCAGACAAAGTAGGAAAGAGGAGAATTGCTAGTGCACTTGCTCGAATCAGCAGGGAAGATTTGTTTACAGTGGATCTAGATCCTGTCAATTGCTTTAGCGTCCAAAATTCCATCATTGACAATCCAGATTCTAGCAGCAAGAATTTGAGCTTTAGAGGAAAAACTGTTGTTGGATATATAGCAGAGAAGTTGAGCAGAAAGCCTCCTTCAGTCGTGTTGCTTGAAAATATTGACAAGGCTGATTTTATTACTCAGAAAAGCTTGAGTCAGGCTATCAAAACCGGCCGGTTTCCGGATTCAGATGGACGAGAAATTAATATCAGCAATGTGATCTTTGTGACTACCTTGAATCATGATAGTAACGTTGTTTCTGGAGAAGGAACGCCTAAATTTTCAGAGAACAAAGTACTGGGTGCCAAAGGGTTGCAAATGAAAATTGTAGTTGAAAGCGTTGCTGTGGATATGCCCAGGACCAGGGGTGCAAATGTGTTGCTAAAGCCGATGAAAGGAACTTCAAACCAGGTTTCCATAAATAAAAGAAAGATTATTGATGATACCGGCAGTTCACTGGAATTAGTGAACCGAAACCAAAAAGTGTTGAGGACATGTATCGATCTCAATCTCCCTGTAGAGGATACAGAAGGAAATGATTACGAAGCATGTGAGAGCTACTCTAGTTCTGAATCTTCGGATGTTTGGTTGGAAGATTTTCTAGACCAAGTGGATCAAAAGGTGGTATTTAAGCCATTTGATTTTGATGCACTGGCCCAAAAATTTTTGAAGAACATTGAGAAGAGCTTCAGAGAAACCATTGGATCTGATATTTTGCTAGAAATTGATTCTGAAGTAATGTTGCAAATCCTTGCAGCTGCTTGGTTATCGAATGAGAGAGCAGTGGAGCTTTGGGTCGAGCAAGTTATTCTTCAAAGTTTTGTGGAAGTCCAGCAGAAGCACCATCTAACTAGAGGGTCTATTCTAAAACTTGTTGCTCAGGAAGGACTTCAAATGGGAGAGAGAGCTCCTAACATCAACCTTCCTGCaaatataagtgtgaattga
- the LOC141687664 gene encoding U-box domain-containing protein 44-like: MISSSSAIKSVLNFLSEICAINDSHDSWENPRKFSSYAKRLHVVISQLARTSLPEQLPASAKTSIKGIAENLKNVAGSMEVYGKKSKIYVLIYCESLCLSLQEATVAIGGWLALLDSAMDEIVNPDLHKKIADLSNDMKQAQYRVTENEERVHHTLQKEGEGRPTSKIIQSAIVMDLARALGIDSNNPADLLEQVQLLKKDLACSSSVSERRILTSVERIVDNWSIETNTLAQTFDIDSDDDLHISPFKNFLCPLTKTVMKNPVVLESSLTYERAAISYWFDRCLEDGRDPTCPVTGQVLNSLEQKPNIGLAGAIEEWTNRNIENQITCAVQYLSENSPSMEQVEKVFDSMHKITEENQLARYKVRIAGIDALLVKFLKTFTKSMGSHMRSKGLMALLSIAKDEECKKTMLEEGVSRLTIHSLIGSSEEERECAVRLLLELSSDEAYCAKIASEKGALVLLSSMVGNSEQPSLSNLAEEVLRRMEGVEDNIKHLAGAGRFEPLLNRLCKGSDDGKIEMACLVGSMTLTNSAKEEIARRSAKTLVDLLSNIEGRTPSLRALHNLSCLDDNVTILVDSAILPAITSIMFEIRDSSAEQKELAAAIIANLVAKPGQWELASADKEKNLLQSESIISSLLGHLSISSAQCQLSTLQILFGIAQSPHASESVMAHIKLCDGLKTIITFLDYSEVEHRTYAFRLTRLLSDRLGEDLVNELKSSNKLHLIKNEILDTQSTDGKRSDAACILANLPLLDSEVKDVLGPSFVGWIVATLKEQHRSSNLRTSRPISVMDEGLLGLLLHFTRSPDLESINIIKEHRIMTIFCEQLVFSSKAKERKLAALGLKYLSETGRAICGGESEPQPPHGFCSSLLFMFRKRSSKPSACLIHNSPCEEESQLCLLKGNCIKPLVDLLKDDHTSVQIAAVEALSTLVLDTYSANFEYVVDELERLGVVSAMFLLFIQARSGELQEKAIWMVERILRVENQTQKNALNQPLVRALVEAFKHGNAVTKKHAQDALTSLKQISGVSGKTSVQNRGRR, encoded by the exons ATGATCTCGTCCTCCTCGGCCATAAAATCAGTCCTTAATTTTCTTTCTGAAATCTGCGCGATCAACGACAGTCATGACTCGTGGGAGAATCCTAGAAAGTTCTCCAGCTATGCTAAGCGTCTACACGTAGTGATCAGCCAGCTAGCCCGGACATCATTACCTGAACAGCTTCCTGCTTCGGCTAAAACATCGATAAAAGGAATAGCGGAAAACTTGAAGAATGTGGCAGGAAGTATGGAAGTTTATGGAAAGAAGAGTAAGATATATGTGCTCATATATTGTGAATCATTGTGCTTGTCGTTACAGGAGGCAACAGTTGCGATTGGCGGATGGCTAGCGTTGCTTGATTCGGCTATGGATGAGATCGTTAATCCTGATCTTCATAAGAAGATTGCTGATCTTTCAAATGATATGAAACAAGCTCAGTACAGA GTAACAGAAAATGAAGAGAGAGTACACCACACACTGCAGAAAGAAGGAGAAGGAAGACCAACAAGTAAAATAATCCAAAGTGCTATTGTAATGGATTTAGCTAGAGCCCTTGGGATTGATTCCAATAATCCTGCTGACTTACTAGAACAAGTCCAGTTATTAAAGAAAGATTTAGCCTGTTCCAGTTCCGTCTCAGAGAGGCGAATCTTGACATCTGTGGAAAGAATTGTGGATAACTGGTCTATCGAAACTAATACTTTGGCTCAAACATTTGATATTGATTCAGACGATGATTTGCACATTTCACCTTTTAAGAACTTTCTGTGTCCATTAACTAAAACAGTTATGAAGAATCCAGTAGTGTTGGAGTCATCACTAACGTATGAGCGGGCTGCAATTTCCTACTGGTTTGATAGGTGTCTTGAAGATGGTCGTGATCCAACGTGCCCTGTGACCGGACAAGTCCTTAACTCATTAGAGCAGAAACCTAACATTGGACTAGCTGGAGCAATCGAAGAGTGGACTAATAGAAATATAGAAAATCAGATTACATGTGCTGTGCAATATCTAAGTGAGAACTCTCCTTCTATGGAACAAGTTGAGAAGGTTTTTGATAGTATGCATAAGATAACGGAAGAGAATCAGTTGGCTAGATACAAAGTACGAATTGCTGGTATCGATGCTCTTTTGGTAAAATTTCTAAAAACTTTTACAAAAAGTATGGGATCTCATATGAGAAGCAAAGGTTTGATGGCTCTGCTTAGCATTGCTAAGGATGAAGAATGCAAG AAAACAATGCTAGAAGAGGGTGTTTCCAGATTGACTATACATAGCCTCATCGGGAGCTCAGAGGAAGAAAGAGAGTGTGCTGTGAGGTTATTACTTGAACTCTCAAGTGATGAAGCTTATTGTGCTAAAATTGCTTCTGAGAAAGGGGCGTTGGTTTTGCTCTCAAGCATGGTTGGTAATTCAGAGCAGCCATCTTTATCTAATTTAGCTGAGGAGGTCTTGAGGCGGATGGAAGGAGTAGAAGATAACATTAAGCATTTAGCAGGAGCTGGTAGATTTGAACCCCTACTTAATAGATTATGCAAAG GTTCTGATGATGGTAAAATAGAGATGGCTTGCCTGGTGGGTAGTATGACCTTGACAAACAGCGCAAAGGAAGAAATTGCAAGGAGAAGCGCCAAAACACTAGTTGACTTGCTATCTAATATAGAAGGAAGAACCCCAAGCTTAAGAGCATTGCATAACCTATCATGTTTGGATGACAATGTGACCATACTTGTTGATTCTGCCATACTTCCAGCTATTACAAGTATAATGTTTGAAATTCGGGACTCATCAGCAGAGCAGAAGGAACTGGCAGCGGCTATTATTGCAAATCTAGTTGCTAAACCTGGGCAATGGGAGTTAGCATCAGCCGACAAGGAGAAAAATCTATTGCAATCAGAATCTATAATCTCAAGTCTTCTTGGCCATTTATCTATTTCATCTGCTCAATGCCAATTATCTACTCTTCAGATTTTATTTGGAATTGCACAATCTCCGCATGCATCAG AATCTGTCATGGCTCACATAAAACTTTGTGATGGTCTCAAAACCATTATAACATTTCTTGATTACTCAGAGGTTGAGCATAGAACTTATGCTTTTAGACTCACAAGACTGCTCTCGGATAGGCTTGGAGAGGATCTGGTCAATGAACTAAAAAGTTCCAACAAGCTACACTTAATTAAAAACGAGATATTGGATACACAATCTACTGATGGTAAGAGGTCGGACGCTGCCTGCATACTTGCTAATCTTCCCCTCTTGGATAGTGAAGTAAAAGACGTCCTCGGACCTAGTTTTGTTGGCTGGATTGTTGCTACACTTAAAGAACAGCACCGTAGCTCCAATTTAAGAACATCTCGACCCATCTCAGTTATGGACGAAGGGCTTCTTGGTCTCCTTCTGCACTTCACTAGGAGCCCAGATCTAGAATCTATTAACATCATCAAAGAGCACCGTATTATGACGATTTTCTGTGAGCAGCTCGTTTTCAGTTCAAAGGCAAAAGAGAGAAAGCTGGCTGCACTAGGTTTGAAGTACCTGTCAGAAACTGGACGAGCAATTTGTGGTGGGGAATCAGAGCCACAACCTCCCCACGGGTTCTGCTCATCTCTATTATTCATGTTTAGGAAACGTTCATCAAAACCTTCTGCCTGTCTTATTCACAATTCCCCATGTGAAGAAGAAAGCCAGTTGTGCTTGTTGAAGGGTAATTGCATTAAGCCACTGGTTGATCTCCTAAAGGATGACCATACCAGCGTTCAAATCGCTGCAGTGGAAGCCCTCTCAACACTAGTATTAGATACTTATAGTGCTAATTTTGAATATGTTGTTGATGAGCTTGAACGTCTAGGTGTAGTTAGTGCCATGTTTTTGCTGTTCATACAAGCTCGATCAGGGGAGCTTCAAGAGAAGGCAATTTGGATGGTGGAAAGGATCTTGAGAGTGGAAAACCAGACGCAAAAGAATGCTCTCAACCAGCCCTTGGTTAGGGCATTGGTGGAAGCCTTTAAGCATGGAAATGCCGTCACAAAGAAACATGCACAAGATGCCCTTACAAGTCTAAAACAGATATCAGGAGTAAGCGGAAAGACGTCTGTTCAGAATCGGGGACGTAGGTAG